One part of the Eucalyptus grandis isolate ANBG69807.140 chromosome 10, ASM1654582v1, whole genome shotgun sequence genome encodes these proteins:
- the LOC104422427 gene encoding LOW QUALITY PROTEIN: 17.5 kDa class I heat shock protein (The sequence of the model RefSeq protein was modified relative to this genomic sequence to represent the inferred CDS: deleted 2 bases in 1 codon) yields MSLIPSWFGGRRSNVFDPFSLDLWDPFKDFLPSSSLSASNFPQTVRENTAFVNTRIDWRETPEAHVFKADLPGLKKEEVKVEIEDDRVLQISGERNAEKEDKNDTWHRVERSSGKFMRRFRLPENARMDQVKASMENGVLTVSVPKVEEKKPEVKAIEISG; encoded by the exons CTTCGACCCTTTCTCCCTCGACCTCTGGGACCCCTTCAAGgacttcctt ccttcctcctccctctccgccTCTAATTTCCCTCAAACTGTCCGGGAAAATACTGCTTTTGTGAACACGAGGATCGACTGGAGGGAGACCCCGGAGGCCCACGTTTTCAAGGCAGATCTCCCCGGGCTCAAGAAGGAGGAAGTCAAGGTGGAGATCGAGGACGATCGAGTGCTCCAGATAAGCGGCGAGAGGAACGCGGAGAAGGAAGACAAGAACGACACGTGGCACCGGGTGGAGAGGAGCAGCGGGAAGTTCATGAGGAGGTTCAGGCTGCCGGAGAACGCGAGGATGGATCAGGTGAAGGCGTCGATGGAGAACGGGGTGCTCACCGTCAGTGTTCCCaaggtggaggagaagaagcctGAGGTCAAGGCCATCGAGATCTCCGGTTGA